One segment of Streptomyces bathyalis DNA contains the following:
- a CDS encoding CDP-alcohol phosphatidyltransferase family protein has translation MEVQDRKSEEGRVFTIPNILSMARLVGVPVFLWLILWPVFGGPNRDGWALLVLALSGISDYLDGKLARRWNQVSNLGRLLDPAADRLYILSTLLGLTWREILPLWLTATLLARELLLLVMVWLLDRHGYAPPQVNFLGKAATFNLMYAFPLLLLSDGTGWIASLALVFGWAFAGWGTALYWWAGILYVVQVRRLINAGTAAA, from the coding sequence GTGGAGGTCCAGGACAGGAAGTCCGAGGAGGGCCGGGTCTTCACCATCCCGAACATCCTCAGCATGGCTCGCCTGGTCGGCGTGCCGGTCTTCCTGTGGCTGATCCTGTGGCCTGTCTTCGGCGGGCCGAACCGCGACGGCTGGGCCCTGCTCGTCCTCGCGCTGAGCGGGATCAGCGACTACCTCGACGGGAAGCTCGCCCGCCGCTGGAACCAGGTGAGCAACCTGGGGCGGCTCCTGGACCCCGCAGCGGACAGGCTGTACATCCTCTCGACTCTGCTGGGGCTCACTTGGCGCGAGATCCTGCCGCTCTGGCTGACCGCGACGCTCCTGGCACGTGAACTGCTGCTGCTGGTGATGGTGTGGTTGCTCGACCGGCACGGCTATGCGCCTCCCCAGGTGAACTTCCTAGGGAAAGCTGCGACGTTCAACTTGATGTACGCCTTTCCTCTGCTGCTTCTCAGTGACGGCACCGGCTGGATCGCGTCACTGGCGCTGGTTTTCGGGTGGGCCTTCGCCGGCTGGGGAACGGCGCTCTACTGGTGGGCCGGTATCCTGTATGTGGTTCAAGTGCGTCGTCTGATCAATGCCGGAACGGCGGCAGCCTGA
- a CDS encoding M15 family metallopeptidase, with protein sequence MAAFRGPFSRTALTAALLALATLVPAAPAASAATGTDPGAPRPGKHQDPSAPDEFVALRDVAPSVLQEMRYRTRHNFVGDRVHGYRQGMCIVTRDTAEALKTAQRSFLKKGYSLKVYDCYRPQRAVDHFVEWAKDLDDERMKDEFYPRVEKDRLFEDGYIAEKSGHSRGSTVDLTLVRLPAKPTRPYRPGEPLVSCFAPKDVRFPDNSIDMGTGYDCFDTLSHTLDPRIKGKQRANRMLLKDTLENAGFTNLPEEWWHYTLTEETFPETYFDFPVWRRALNGH encoded by the coding sequence ATGGCAGCATTCAGAGGACCATTCAGCCGCACGGCTCTCACCGCCGCGCTGCTCGCCCTGGCCACACTCGTGCCCGCCGCGCCGGCCGCCTCGGCCGCGACCGGCACCGATCCTGGTGCTCCCCGTCCCGGGAAGCACCAGGACCCCTCCGCGCCCGACGAGTTCGTCGCGCTGCGTGACGTCGCGCCATCCGTCCTGCAGGAGATGCGCTACCGGACGCGGCACAACTTCGTCGGCGACCGGGTGCACGGCTACCGGCAAGGCATGTGCATCGTCACCCGCGACACCGCCGAGGCACTGAAGACGGCGCAACGGTCCTTCCTGAAGAAGGGCTACTCCCTGAAGGTGTACGACTGTTACCGCCCGCAGCGGGCCGTCGACCACTTCGTGGAATGGGCCAAGGACCTGGACGACGAGCGGATGAAGGACGAGTTCTATCCGCGCGTGGAGAAGGACCGCCTCTTCGAGGACGGCTACATCGCGGAGAAGTCCGGCCACAGCAGGGGCAGTACGGTCGACCTCACCCTCGTGCGGCTGCCGGCGAAGCCGACGCGTCCGTACAGGCCAGGTGAGCCCCTGGTGTCCTGCTTCGCGCCCAAGGATGTGCGCTTCCCCGACAACTCCATCGACATGGGCACCGGTTACGACTGCTTCGACACCCTCTCGCACACCCTCGATCCCCGCATCAAGGGCAAGCAGCGCGCGAACCGGATGCTTCTGAAGGACACGTTGGAGAACGCCGGGTTCACCAATCTCCCCGAGGAGTGGTGGCACTACACGCTCACCGAGGAGACCTTCCCGGAGACGTATTTCGACTTCCCCGTCTGGCGCCGCGCGCTCAACGGTCACTGA
- a CDS encoding acetoacetate--CoA ligase, giving the protein MTTAHSTPQPQPVTPEPLWRPDADRVAGARITRFQSWAAEHHGAPAAVPGDPETSYAALHRWSVEELPAFWKALTEWFDVRFSAPYETVLADSAMPGAEWFPGAKLNYAEHALRTAEDPARADDPALLHVDEEHEPRPVTWRELRRQVGSLSAELRRLGVGPGDRVSGYLPNVPEAVVALLATAAVGAVWTSCAPDFGARSVLDRFQQVEPAVLFTVDGYRYGGKEHDRSETVAELRRELPSLRAVVHVPLLGTPAPEGMLEWSALTGSEDSEPVFEQLPFAHPLWVLYSSGTTGLPKAIVQSQGGILLEHLKQLGLHCDTGPGDRFFWYTSTGWMMWNFLISGLLTGCTVVTYDGSPGHPDMNAQWNVAARTGTTFFGTSAAYIMACGKADIHPGRDLDLSRVKCVATTGSPLPPDGFRWIHDEISHDMWIASVSGGTDVCSCFAGAVPTLPVHTGELQAPSLATDLQSWDPQGKPLTDEVGELVVTRPMPSMPIHFWNDPDGSRYRDSYFEMFPGVWRHGDWITLTGRNTVVIHGRSDSTLNRQGVRMGSADIYEAVERLPEIRESLVIGVEQADGGYWMPLFVHLAQGAELDDALRDRIKRTIREGLSPRHVPDEIIRIDGVPHTLTGKRLEVPVKRLLQGTRLDKAVNPGSVDDVELLRFYERLAQERNG; this is encoded by the coding sequence ATGACCACAGCGCACAGCACACCGCAGCCGCAGCCCGTCACGCCGGAACCCCTCTGGCGGCCGGACGCGGACCGCGTGGCTGGCGCACGGATCACGCGCTTCCAATCGTGGGCGGCCGAGCACCACGGTGCGCCCGCCGCCGTCCCGGGCGACCCGGAGACGAGCTACGCCGCGCTGCACCGCTGGTCCGTGGAGGAGCTGCCGGCCTTCTGGAAGGCGCTCACCGAGTGGTTCGACGTCCGCTTCTCGGCCCCGTACGAGACGGTGCTTGCCGACTCCGCGATGCCCGGCGCCGAATGGTTCCCCGGGGCGAAGCTCAACTACGCGGAGCACGCGCTGCGCACCGCGGAGGACCCGGCACGAGCGGACGACCCGGCCCTCCTGCACGTCGACGAGGAGCACGAGCCCCGTCCCGTCACATGGCGCGAACTGCGGCGCCAGGTGGGCTCTTTGTCCGCCGAGCTTCGCCGCCTCGGCGTGGGCCCCGGCGACCGCGTCAGCGGCTACCTCCCCAACGTCCCCGAGGCGGTTGTCGCCCTGCTCGCGACCGCCGCCGTCGGCGCGGTATGGACGTCGTGCGCACCCGACTTCGGCGCCCGCAGCGTCCTGGACCGCTTCCAACAGGTCGAGCCGGCCGTCCTGTTCACGGTGGACGGATACCGCTACGGCGGCAAGGAACACGACCGCAGCGAGACCGTGGCCGAACTCCGCCGCGAACTGCCCAGCCTGCGCGCGGTGGTTCACGTTCCCCTGCTCGGCACCCCCGCGCCCGAGGGGATGCTCGAATGGTCCGCGCTCACCGGCTCGGAGGACAGCGAACCCGTCTTCGAGCAGCTGCCCTTCGCACACCCGCTGTGGGTCCTGTACTCCTCCGGAACCACCGGCCTGCCCAAGGCCATCGTGCAGTCGCAGGGCGGCATCCTCCTGGAACACCTCAAGCAGCTCGGACTGCACTGCGACACAGGCCCCGGCGACCGCTTCTTCTGGTACACCTCCACGGGCTGGATGATGTGGAACTTCCTCATCTCCGGACTGCTGACGGGCTGCACCGTCGTCACCTACGACGGCAGCCCGGGACACCCGGACATGAACGCCCAGTGGAACGTGGCCGCCCGTACCGGCACGACCTTCTTCGGCACGTCGGCGGCGTACATCATGGCCTGCGGCAAGGCGGACATCCATCCGGGCCGCGACCTGGACCTCTCCCGCGTCAAGTGCGTCGCCACCACCGGGTCGCCGCTGCCGCCCGACGGTTTCCGCTGGATCCACGACGAGATCTCCCACGACATGTGGATCGCCTCCGTCAGCGGCGGCACCGACGTGTGCAGCTGCTTCGCCGGGGCCGTCCCCACCCTCCCCGTGCACACGGGCGAGCTGCAGGCCCCCTCACTCGCCACCGATCTGCAGTCCTGGGACCCGCAGGGCAAGCCTCTCACCGACGAGGTCGGCGAACTCGTCGTCACCCGTCCCATGCCGTCCATGCCCATCCACTTCTGGAACGACCCGGACGGTTCGCGCTACAGGGACAGCTACTTCGAGATGTTCCCGGGCGTCTGGCGGCACGGCGACTGGATCACGCTCACCGGCCGCAACACCGTTGTCATCCACGGCCGTTCGGACTCCACGCTCAACCGCCAGGGTGTCCGCATGGGCTCGGCCGACATCTACGAGGCCGTCGAGCGTCTGCCGGAGATCCGCGAATCCCTCGTCATCGGCGTCGAGCAGGCCGACGGCGGCTACTGGATGCCGCTCTTCGTCCACCTCGCCCAGGGAGCCGAGCTCGATGACGCGCTGCGTGACCGCATCAAGCGCACCATCCGGGAAGGGCTCTCGCCGCGCCATGTGCCCGACGAGATCATCCGGATCGACGGCGTGCCGCACACCCTGACCGGAAAGCGCCTCGAAGTCCCGGTCAAGCGCCTCCTCCAGGGCACCCGGCTGGACAAGGCCGTCAACCCCGGCTCCGTCGACGACGTCGAACTGCTCCGCTTCTACGAACGGCTGGCCCAGGAGCGCAACGGCTGA
- the ptsP gene encoding phosphoenolpyruvate--protein phosphotransferase: MDTTLRGVGVSHGVAIGEVRHMGTAVMEPPARQISETETQREQQRAQRSVEAVANDLMARGNLAGGEAQAVLEAQAMMAQDPELLADVERRIAVGSTAERAVYDAFASYRALLAGAGEYLAGRVADLDDVRNRIVARLMGVPMPGVPDSDRPFVLVARDLAPADTALLDPSLVLGFVTEEGGPTSHSAILARALGVPAVVALAGACDVAEGTVVAVDGSSGTVRVSPSEAEQAELAREAEERKAALDGAKGPGATSDGHKVPLLANVGGPADVDAAVEAGAEGVGLFRTEFLFLDDSTKAPSEEKQVTAYRQVLEAFPEGRVVVRVLDAGADKPLDFLTPGDEPNPALGVRGLRTLLDHPEVLRGQLTALAKAADGLPVYLEVMAPMVADRADAKAFAAACREAGLEAKCGVMVEVPSAALRARSVLQEVEFLSLGTNDLAQYTFAADRQVGAVSRLQDPWQPALLDLVALATEAASAEGKSCGVCGEAAADPLLACVLTGLGVTSLSMGAASIPYVRATLAKHTLAQCERAASAARAADSAHDSRIAAQAVLSGE, encoded by the coding sequence ATGGACACAACCCTTCGAGGCGTCGGCGTAAGCCACGGGGTGGCGATCGGCGAGGTACGGCACATGGGCACGGCCGTCATGGAGCCGCCTGCCCGGCAGATCTCCGAAACCGAGACGCAGCGGGAGCAGCAGCGGGCGCAACGTTCCGTCGAGGCTGTGGCCAACGACCTGATGGCGCGGGGGAATCTCGCGGGCGGCGAGGCACAGGCCGTGCTGGAGGCGCAGGCCATGATGGCCCAGGACCCCGAGCTGCTGGCCGACGTGGAACGCCGTATCGCCGTGGGAAGCACGGCGGAGCGTGCCGTCTACGACGCCTTCGCCTCCTACCGTGCGCTGCTGGCAGGGGCCGGCGAGTACCTGGCCGGGCGGGTGGCGGATCTGGACGACGTGCGCAATCGCATCGTCGCGCGCCTGATGGGTGTGCCGATGCCCGGCGTGCCGGACAGCGACCGCCCGTTCGTGCTCGTCGCGCGTGACCTTGCCCCCGCGGACACCGCACTGCTGGATCCGTCGCTCGTGCTCGGCTTCGTGACGGAGGAAGGCGGACCCACCAGTCACAGTGCCATTCTCGCCCGGGCTCTGGGAGTGCCTGCCGTGGTGGCACTCGCGGGTGCCTGCGACGTGGCCGAGGGGACCGTTGTCGCGGTCGACGGCAGCTCCGGGACCGTGCGCGTCTCGCCCAGCGAAGCCGAACAGGCCGAACTGGCCCGGGAGGCCGAGGAGCGGAAGGCGGCGCTCGACGGGGCCAAGGGGCCTGGAGCGACATCCGACGGGCACAAGGTGCCACTGCTGGCGAACGTCGGCGGGCCCGCGGATGTGGACGCCGCCGTCGAGGCCGGGGCGGAGGGCGTCGGCCTGTTCCGTACCGAGTTCCTCTTCCTCGACGACAGCACGAAGGCACCCTCCGAGGAGAAGCAGGTCACGGCCTACCGGCAGGTACTCGAGGCGTTCCCCGAGGGGCGTGTCGTCGTGCGCGTGCTGGATGCCGGAGCCGACAAGCCGCTGGACTTCCTCACCCCCGGAGACGAGCCGAACCCGGCCCTCGGCGTCCGCGGTCTGCGTACGCTGCTCGACCACCCCGAGGTGCTCCGGGGGCAGCTCACCGCGCTGGCGAAGGCGGCCGACGGGCTGCCCGTCTATCTCGAGGTGATGGCCCCCATGGTGGCCGACCGCGCCGACGCGAAGGCTTTCGCCGCCGCCTGCCGGGAGGCGGGCCTGGAGGCCAAGTGCGGCGTGATGGTGGAGGTGCCGTCGGCGGCGCTGCGGGCCCGGTCGGTGCTGCAGGAGGTGGAGTTCCTCTCTCTGGGGACGAACGACCTCGCGCAGTACACCTTTGCCGCGGACCGTCAGGTCGGTGCGGTCTCCCGGTTGCAGGACCCTTGGCAGCCCGCGCTGCTGGACCTGGTGGCGCTCGCCACCGAGGCCGCCTCGGCGGAGGGGAAGAGCTGCGGCGTGTGCGGCGAGGCGGCCGCGGATCCGCTGCTGGCCTGCGTGCTGACGGGTCTTGGCGTGACCAGCCTGTCGATGGGTGCCGCCTCCATTCCGTACGTACGGGCCACGCTCGCCAAGCACACGCTGGCCCAGTGCGAGCGTGCGGCCTCCGCGGCGCGGGCCGCCGACTCCGCGCACGATTCGCGCATCGCCGCCCAGGCCGTGCTCTCCGGCGAGTGA
- a CDS encoding PTS sugar transporter subunit IIA: MTTVTSPLAGVAVGLSAVPDPVFSASMVGPGTAVDPVRGPIEAVSPVDGIIFSLHPHAFVVVDADGRGVLTHLGIDTVQLNGEGFELLASKGDTVERGQALVRWDPAVIEQAGKSPISPVIALEASSDSLGAVLEEGVVDTGTTLFKWK, from the coding sequence ATGACCACCGTTACGTCCCCGCTGGCCGGAGTCGCCGTCGGACTCTCGGCGGTGCCCGACCCCGTCTTCTCCGCATCGATGGTCGGTCCCGGTACGGCCGTGGACCCGGTGCGGGGGCCCATCGAGGCCGTCTCCCCCGTCGACGGGATCATCTTCTCGCTCCATCCGCACGCCTTCGTCGTCGTCGACGCGGACGGTCGCGGCGTGCTGACCCATCTCGGGATCGACACGGTGCAGCTCAACGGAGAAGGGTTCGAACTCCTCGCCTCCAAGGGCGACACGGTGGAGCGCGGACAGGCACTCGTGCGCTGGGACCCGGCCGTCATCGAGCAGGCGGGGAAGTCGCCCATCTCCCCCGTGATCGCTCTCGAGGCCTCCTCGGACTCACTCGGGGCCGTACTCGAGGAAGGTGTCGTCGACACCGGCACGACGCTCTTCAAGTGGAAGTGA
- a CDS encoding aldehyde dehydrogenase family protein has translation MTIHRDLLIGGQEIPAVSGRKAEDRNPYTGEVYATVAAGGPDDVRKAVAAADAAFPAWSATGPAERRAVFLKAADLLESRADDAATYMAQEAGGSRPWALFNVHLAAGMLREAAAAVTAPQGEVLSPQDGETLSLAMREPVGVVAAFAPWNAPVILGTRAVAAPLAAGNTVVVKPSEDAPLSCGYFVADVLREAGLPDGVLNVVSNAPEDAADVAEALVAEPAVRAVNFTGSTGVGRLIGNLAAQHLKPAVLELGGKNSVIVLDDADVDYAVDAATFAVFMNAGQICMSGDRILVHESLAEEFTQKFTAKVAALPHGGPDEPTTVIGPMVSAASAERVAALVRDAVGKGADVLTGGGAPENAVHPATVLTGVTPGMELYHGEAFGPVCAIATFAGDDEAVALANDTEHGLTCGIITENGTHGLSVARRIRTGIVHVGDQSVADEPQVPFGGFKASGYGRFGGRWGIEAFSNTRWVTVAARHAHYPF, from the coding sequence ATGACCATCCACCGCGACCTGCTCATCGGCGGACAGGAGATCCCCGCCGTCTCCGGGCGCAAGGCCGAGGACCGCAACCCGTACACCGGCGAGGTGTACGCCACGGTCGCCGCGGGCGGTCCTGACGACGTGCGCAAAGCCGTGGCTGCCGCCGACGCCGCGTTCCCCGCCTGGTCGGCCACGGGGCCGGCCGAGCGCCGTGCGGTCTTCCTCAAGGCGGCCGACCTGCTGGAGTCCCGGGCCGACGACGCCGCGACGTACATGGCGCAGGAAGCCGGAGGCAGCCGTCCGTGGGCTCTGTTCAACGTCCACCTGGCCGCCGGCATGCTCCGTGAGGCGGCCGCCGCGGTCACCGCGCCACAGGGCGAGGTCCTCAGCCCGCAGGACGGCGAGACGCTGAGCCTCGCGATGCGCGAACCGGTCGGAGTCGTCGCCGCGTTCGCGCCCTGGAACGCTCCGGTGATCCTCGGCACCCGGGCCGTCGCCGCTCCACTGGCCGCGGGGAACACGGTCGTGGTCAAGCCAAGCGAGGATGCTCCGCTCTCCTGCGGCTACTTCGTGGCGGACGTGCTGCGGGAAGCCGGCCTGCCCGACGGTGTGCTCAACGTCGTCAGCAACGCTCCGGAGGACGCCGCCGACGTCGCCGAGGCCCTGGTCGCCGAACCCGCCGTCCGCGCCGTCAACTTCACCGGTTCGACCGGCGTGGGCCGCCTCATCGGCAACCTCGCCGCGCAGCATCTCAAGCCCGCCGTACTGGAGTTGGGCGGCAAGAACTCCGTGATCGTCCTCGACGACGCCGACGTGGACTACGCGGTGGACGCCGCGACGTTCGCGGTCTTCATGAACGCCGGCCAGATCTGCATGTCGGGCGACCGGATCCTCGTGCACGAGTCGCTGGCGGAGGAGTTCACCCAGAAGTTCACCGCGAAGGTCGCCGCCCTGCCGCACGGCGGCCCGGACGAACCCACCACCGTCATCGGGCCGATGGTGAGCGCGGCCTCGGCGGAGCGTGTCGCGGCGCTCGTACGTGACGCCGTCGGCAAGGGAGCCGACGTGCTCACCGGGGGAGGCGCGCCCGAGAACGCCGTGCACCCGGCGACCGTGCTCACCGGCGTCACGCCCGGCATGGAGCTGTACCACGGTGAAGCATTCGGACCCGTCTGCGCGATCGCCACCTTCGCCGGTGACGACGAGGCCGTCGCCCTGGCCAACGACACCGAGCACGGCCTGACTTGCGGCATCATCACCGAGAACGGCACGCACGGCCTCTCCGTCGCGCGCCGCATTCGCACGGGCATCGTGCACGTGGGCGACCAGTCCGTGGCGGACGAGCCGCAGGTGCCGTTCGGCGGCTTCAAGGCCTCGGGCTACGGCCGGTTCGGCGGCCGCTGGGGCATCGAGGCGTTCAGCAACACCCGCTGGGTCACCGTGGCCGCCCGGCACGCTCACTACCCGTTCTGA
- a CDS encoding glycoside hydrolase family 31 protein, with product MDGRGLVGTVRAAGAAWRARSGGSSWGRRRASAGRDQPQGTERARVPGPASGALARPGGGLIQFGRSSLLVQVATGGAVFVGWDGAEPCPSSALPGPAPRPDTRAVLEPDKDGGWRVVSERLLVTITRHGTVDVCTPGGELLRRDLPPRWWEAAGGLGPYAQRQLGGRSRPNGAEVGEAEGAAARDAAAGEEAAEGEEPAPPEEQGAETSAFPPAGGGRWMHRSQVAADARFFGLGGHACGPPLPNGSYRLRNWKGAVPDAAAPPGDGMPHITMPVQLVVADAGTHLVFHDNPGEGRVTVREGVEGRGSGHDRPGSSEIRMDGGPLRYWVIAGPPARVLHSWARLTGAPSLPPGWALGYQHSGQFSGSARRARDAATGYRERELPLRALRLDEDRHAGHRLLRGGRGRAADDLPRLSAELRTEGVELVAPGHAGRAVTSASAGTDVSASGVSDARVSGGTAADAAAENGTNTSTATSRDTGTGTGTGTEFVLMSSGWAGMQRGGGTWGGEVSTGWEGLRASLSLVVGLGLCGVPYSGPGIGGTTGSPSPELYLRWFQLAAWYPHFHAHGAKGIGSREPWAFGGEVLEGCAAAMAERERLRPYFTTLAHVAHRTGAPYVRPLWWQHPRERSLRECGDAFLLGDALLVAPALEEGMRRRPVRLPYGRWYETVTGKVHEGPGEVQLDAPLSRIPVLARAGAAVPVSGDDGSTELEVWTPAPGRRGKGLVIRDADERTADHPVPAERFTVVRRDDTTVVTREDGTAAGYPVRVRG from the coding sequence ATGGATGGGCGTGGCCTGGTGGGGACGGTGAGGGCGGCGGGCGCGGCCTGGCGGGCGCGGTCCGGGGGCTCCTCGTGGGGGCGCCGTCGTGCGTCGGCCGGCCGGGATCAGCCTCAGGGGACCGAGCGGGCGCGCGTGCCCGGACCGGCGAGCGGTGCGCTGGCACGGCCGGGGGGCGGACTGATCCAGTTCGGGCGTTCATCGCTCCTGGTGCAGGTGGCGACGGGCGGAGCGGTCTTCGTGGGCTGGGACGGTGCGGAGCCGTGCCCGTCGTCGGCCCTGCCCGGGCCTGCTCCGAGGCCGGACACGCGGGCGGTCCTGGAGCCGGACAAGGACGGCGGGTGGCGGGTGGTCTCCGAGCGGCTGCTCGTGACCATCACCCGGCACGGCACGGTGGACGTGTGCACTCCGGGAGGCGAACTGCTCCGCAGGGATCTGCCGCCGCGCTGGTGGGAGGCGGCCGGAGGTCTGGGCCCGTACGCGCAACGGCAACTCGGCGGACGGAGCCGGCCGAACGGGGCCGAGGTCGGGGAGGCCGAGGGCGCGGCTGCTCGGGATGCGGCGGCCGGCGAGGAGGCTGCCGAGGGCGAGGAGCCTGCCCCACCGGAGGAGCAGGGAGCGGAGACATCGGCGTTCCCTCCCGCCGGAGGCGGCCGCTGGATGCACCGCTCCCAAGTGGCCGCCGACGCCCGCTTCTTCGGCCTGGGTGGGCATGCCTGCGGGCCGCCGCTGCCCAACGGCTCGTACCGGCTGCGCAATTGGAAGGGTGCCGTCCCCGACGCGGCGGCGCCCCCGGGTGACGGCATGCCGCACATCACCATGCCCGTGCAGCTGGTCGTGGCGGACGCGGGCACGCATCTGGTCTTCCACGACAACCCCGGAGAGGGCCGGGTGACGGTACGGGAGGGCGTGGAAGGCAGAGGGTCGGGCCACGACCGGCCGGGCTCCAGCGAGATCCGCATGGACGGCGGGCCGCTGCGCTACTGGGTGATCGCCGGGCCGCCCGCGCGCGTGCTGCACAGCTGGGCGCGGTTGACGGGTGCGCCTTCACTGCCGCCCGGCTGGGCGCTGGGCTACCAGCACTCGGGGCAGTTCTCGGGCTCGGCCCGCCGGGCGCGCGATGCGGCCACCGGATACCGGGAGCGTGAACTGCCACTGCGCGCACTGCGCTTGGACGAGGACAGGCATGCCGGGCACCGGCTCCTCAGGGGAGGGCGGGGAAGGGCGGCCGATGATCTGCCCCGTCTCTCCGCCGAGTTGAGGACCGAGGGCGTGGAACTGGTGGCCCCCGGACATGCCGGGAGGGCGGTGACTTCCGCATCGGCAGGCACGGACGTGAGCGCGTCCGGTGTGAGCGACGCGCGGGTGAGCGGCGGCACCGCGGCCGATGCGGCAGCGGAGAACGGCACGAACACCAGCACAGCCACAAGCAGAGACACCGGCACCGGCACCGGCACCGGCACCGAGTTCGTCCTCATGTCCTCGGGCTGGGCGGGCATGCAGCGCGGCGGCGGCACCTGGGGCGGGGAGGTTTCCACGGGGTGGGAAGGGCTGCGCGCGTCGCTGTCCCTGGTCGTGGGACTGGGGCTGTGCGGCGTGCCGTACTCGGGCCCGGGGATCGGCGGGACGACCGGCTCCCCGTCTCCGGAGCTGTATCTGCGCTGGTTCCAATTGGCCGCCTGGTACCCGCACTTCCACGCGCACGGCGCCAAGGGCATTGGTTCGCGGGAGCCTTGGGCGTTCGGTGGCGAGGTCCTGGAAGGCTGCGCGGCCGCGATGGCCGAACGGGAGCGGCTTCGCCCGTACTTCACGACACTCGCCCATGTGGCCCACCGCACGGGAGCTCCGTACGTACGCCCCCTGTGGTGGCAGCACCCTCGCGAGCGCTCGCTGCGCGAGTGCGGTGACGCCTTCCTGCTGGGGGACGCGCTGCTGGTGGCGCCCGCACTGGAAGAGGGCATGCGCCGGCGTCCGGTGCGGCTGCCGTACGGACGCTGGTACGAGACGGTCACCGGCAAGGTGCACGAAGGGCCTGGCGAGGTGCAGCTCGACGCCCCTCTGTCGCGCATCCCGGTTCTCGCGCGGGCCGGTGCCGCGGTGCCGGTGAGCGGAGACGACGGAAGCACGGAACTGGAGGTGTGGACGCCGGCACCGGGACGCCGGGGCAAGGGACTCGTCATCCGCGACGCCGACGAGCGCACCGCCGATCATCCCGTGCCCGCCGAGCGGTTCACCGTTGTGCGGCGCGACGACACCACCGTGGTGACCCGGGAAGACGGTACTGCCGCGGGCTACCCGGTACGGGTGCGCGGCTGA